From Cellulosimicrobium cellulans, the proteins below share one genomic window:
- a CDS encoding TM0106 family RecB-like putative nuclease — protein sequence MVAGRTEADRRGGPAPAPAAIVPDPEVRVFLVDEPALRTAAADPGRTAPGGAPARERVLVHSASDLVVAADCEYRLLCRLDEQLGRAPRHDAGEDAMLARTAALGARHEREVLARFETEHGAFDPTTGRGVVRLEPPRGVSWDELVAAQARTLAALEAGADVVHQAAFFDGSFHGRADFLVRTGTDDAGTARYAVVDTKLARRAKVPALLQLAAYGDQLQAAGVPVDPDVSLVLGTRERTSHRLADLLPVFRDRRDRLVRLTAEHVARDGRAPWDDPAVRACGRCDDCRAQIDAHRDVLLVGGVYESQRARLHAAGIRTIDQLAAATDETPVPDGMSRSAFAKVRRQAALQLGTGPSDGTVVWADASGPHELSWRIDDPAPVLALPAPSPGDVFFDFEGDPLWTDEGGTSWGLDYLFGWVERPAAPADRPPFHALWAHDLAAERDALVAFVDHVNARRRTYPDLHVYHYADYERAHLLAIAARHGVYEEEVDDLLRDGVLVDLYAVVRQALHVSDRSRSIKKLEPLYMGDELRTGDVTTAAASVVAYAEYTALREAGRDDAADELLRGIADYNRYDCVSTLRLGEWLRRAVAARDDAMVGLGAGSGETRAVYHPHPRPSDAPARPATTARVSPDPAASVASPWGESAADGRGEASADGVAVRERPSAVVLEEEIREVVGEDRARRGAGEGALALYGAAAGYFRREAKPFWHEHYSRLSLPVDEWLGRRNAFLVEQAEVVSGWEVEPGRRTWSRRLALVGRLPEGSDLRVGVAPYLLYDPPLPPCAKTAADGVRGWLTGASVVDAARRATPAGERDVLVVREQLPTGAEPFDATPVALTPSPGPSAKPLEAAAEAAARGALQAWRTTGTLPLDAATDVLLRRPPRLAPETAARSAGAHVPAGADGPAGPGLPPVVDGDVVTAVTTAVERLDDSYLAVQGPPGTGKTYVGSRVVARLVAQGWRVGVVAQSHAVVENMLRAIVLGAGVPREVVAKKVAADGPSARAVYDELDGTHLAAFATQPGPRVVGGTAWDFAADRLPAGTLDLLVVDEAGQLSLATTVAVSRAARRLLLLGDPQQLPQVSQGRHPEPVDRSALGWLADGHGVLPARRGYFLPVTWRLHPRLARAVSTLAYEDKLHAHPLTAARHLDGVPPGVEQVLVEHTGNSVRSPEEAAEVVRQVETVLGRSWTTTVDGATEERPLEQGDVLVVAAYNAQVWAVRAALGAAGHPDVEVGTVDRFQGKEAPVVVVTLAASSGRDASRGLGFLLSRHRVNVAVSRAQWRAVVVRSPALTDVLPHSPRGVEELGAFLGLTGSAPLV from the coding sequence GTGGTCGCTGGTAGAACGGAGGCAGACCGGCGAGGCGGCCCCGCTCCCGCCCCGGCGGCGATCGTCCCCGACCCGGAGGTGCGCGTGTTCCTCGTCGACGAGCCGGCGCTGCGGACCGCCGCGGCAGACCCCGGCCGGACCGCCCCCGGCGGCGCCCCCGCGCGCGAGCGTGTCCTCGTGCACTCGGCGAGCGACCTCGTCGTCGCCGCCGACTGCGAGTACCGGCTCCTGTGCCGTCTCGACGAGCAGCTCGGCCGGGCGCCGCGCCACGACGCGGGAGAGGACGCGATGCTCGCGCGCACCGCCGCGCTCGGCGCGCGGCACGAGCGCGAGGTCCTCGCACGCTTCGAGACCGAGCACGGCGCGTTCGACCCGACGACGGGCCGCGGCGTCGTCCGGCTCGAGCCGCCCCGCGGGGTCTCCTGGGACGAACTCGTGGCCGCGCAGGCGCGCACGCTCGCCGCGCTCGAGGCCGGCGCCGACGTCGTGCACCAGGCGGCCTTCTTCGACGGCTCCTTCCACGGGCGCGCGGACTTCCTCGTCCGGACCGGCACCGACGACGCGGGGACGGCCCGCTACGCCGTCGTCGACACGAAGCTCGCACGGCGCGCCAAGGTCCCCGCGCTCCTCCAGCTCGCCGCGTACGGCGACCAGCTCCAGGCTGCGGGCGTTCCCGTCGACCCCGACGTCTCCCTCGTCCTCGGCACGCGCGAGCGCACGTCGCACCGCCTCGCGGACCTCCTGCCCGTGTTCCGGGACCGTCGCGACCGGCTCGTGCGGCTCACGGCCGAGCACGTCGCGCGCGACGGCCGCGCCCCCTGGGACGACCCCGCCGTCCGGGCGTGCGGGCGCTGCGACGACTGCCGGGCGCAGATCGACGCCCACCGCGACGTGCTGCTCGTGGGCGGGGTGTACGAGTCGCAGCGCGCACGGCTGCACGCCGCGGGGATCCGCACGATCGACCAGCTCGCCGCCGCGACCGACGAGACACCCGTGCCCGACGGCATGAGCCGGTCCGCGTTCGCGAAGGTCCGACGCCAGGCGGCGCTCCAGCTCGGCACCGGGCCCTCCGACGGGACGGTCGTGTGGGCCGACGCCTCGGGTCCGCACGAGCTCTCGTGGCGTATCGACGACCCGGCGCCCGTGCTCGCGCTGCCCGCGCCGAGCCCCGGTGACGTCTTCTTCGACTTCGAGGGCGACCCGCTGTGGACGGACGAGGGCGGCACGAGCTGGGGCCTCGACTACCTGTTCGGCTGGGTCGAGCGTCCCGCGGCGCCCGCGGACCGCCCGCCCTTCCACGCGCTGTGGGCGCACGACCTCGCGGCGGAGCGCGACGCCCTCGTCGCGTTCGTCGACCACGTCAACGCGCGCCGCCGCACGTACCCGGACCTGCACGTCTACCACTACGCCGACTACGAGCGCGCGCACCTGCTCGCCATCGCCGCGCGGCACGGCGTGTACGAGGAGGAGGTCGACGACCTCCTGCGCGACGGCGTGCTCGTCGACCTGTACGCGGTGGTGCGCCAGGCGCTCCACGTCTCCGACAGGTCCCGGTCGATCAAGAAGCTCGAGCCGCTCTACATGGGCGACGAGCTGCGCACCGGCGACGTGACCACCGCCGCCGCGTCCGTCGTCGCGTACGCGGAGTACACCGCGCTGCGCGAGGCCGGCCGCGACGACGCGGCGGACGAGCTGCTCCGCGGGATCGCGGACTACAACCGGTACGACTGCGTGTCGACGCTGCGGCTGGGGGAGTGGTTGCGGCGTGCGGTCGCTGCTCGTGACGACGCGATGGTCGGCCTGGGTGCGGGGTCGGGGGAGACGCGCGCCGTCTACCATCCGCATCCTCGTCCCTCGGATGCTCCCGCCAGGCCCGCCACGACGGCGCGCGTCTCCCCCGACCCCGCTGCGTCCGTCGCCTCTCCCTGGGGCGAGTCCGCGGCTGACGGCCGTGGGGAGGCTTCGGCGGACGGGGTCGCCGTGCGGGAGCGGCCGTCCGCGGTGGTGCTGGAGGAGGAGATCCGGGAGGTGGTGGGGGAGGACCGGGCCCGGCGCGGCGCCGGCGAGGGGGCGCTCGCGCTGTACGGCGCGGCGGCGGGGTACTTCCGGCGTGAGGCGAAGCCGTTCTGGCACGAGCACTACTCGCGGCTCTCGCTCCCGGTGGACGAGTGGCTGGGGCGCCGCAACGCGTTCCTCGTCGAGCAGGCCGAGGTCGTCTCGGGCTGGGAGGTCGAGCCGGGGCGCCGGACGTGGTCGCGCCGCCTGGCGCTCGTGGGCCGGCTGCCCGAGGGCAGCGACCTGCGCGTCGGCGTGGCGCCGTACCTGCTCTACGACCCGCCGCTGCCGCCGTGCGCCAAGACCGCCGCCGACGGGGTGCGGGGCTGGCTCACGGGGGCGTCGGTCGTCGACGCGGCACGTCGCGCGACGCCCGCGGGCGAGCGGGACGTGCTGGTCGTGCGCGAGCAGCTCCCGACCGGCGCCGAGCCGTTCGACGCGACCCCCGTCGCGCTCACCCCGTCGCCCGGCCCGAGCGCCAAGCCGCTCGAGGCGGCTGCGGAGGCCGCCGCCCGGGGCGCGCTCCAGGCGTGGCGGACGACAGGGACGCTGCCGCTCGACGCCGCGACCGACGTGCTCCTGCGACGACCCCCACGGCTCGCGCCGGAGACCGCCGCACGATCAGCCGGCGCGCACGTCCCGGCAGGTGCCGACGGACCGGCCGGTCCCGGGCTCCCGCCCGTCGTGGACGGCGACGTCGTCACGGCGGTCACGACCGCCGTCGAACGGCTCGACGACTCGTACCTCGCGGTCCAGGGGCCGCCCGGGACGGGCAAGACGTACGTGGGGTCGCGCGTGGTCGCCCGGCTCGTCGCCCAGGGCTGGCGCGTCGGGGTCGTCGCGCAGTCGCACGCGGTCGTCGAGAACATGCTGCGGGCGATCGTGCTCGGGGCGGGCGTCCCGCGCGAGGTCGTGGCGAAGAAGGTCGCGGCGGACGGCCCGTCGGCGCGCGCCGTGTACGACGAGCTCGACGGCACCCACCTCGCGGCGTTCGCGACGCAGCCGGGGCCGCGCGTCGTCGGCGGCACCGCCTGGGACTTCGCGGCGGACCGGCTCCCGGCCGGCACGCTCGACCTGCTCGTCGTCGACGAGGCCGGCCAGCTCTCGCTCGCGACCACCGTCGCGGTGTCGCGCGCCGCGCGCCGCCTCCTCCTGCTCGGCGACCCGCAGCAGCTCCCGCAGGTGAGCCAGGGCCGCCACCCGGAGCCCGTCGACCGGTCGGCGCTCGGGTGGCTCGCTGACGGTCACGGGGTGCTGCCCGCACGGCGTGGCTACTTCCTCCCCGTGACGTGGCGCCTGCACCCGCGCCTCGCGCGCGCCGTCTCGACGCTCGCGTACGAGGACAAGCTCCACGCGCACCCGCTCACCGCGGCCCGGCACCTCGACGGCGTGCCACCCGGGGTCGAGCAGGTGCTCGTGGAGCACACCGGGAACTCGGTGCGGTCTCCGGAGGAGGCGGCAGAGGTCGTCCGGCAGGTCGAGACCGTCCTCGGTCGGTCGTGGACGACGACGGTCGACGGGGCCACGGAGGAACGTCCCCTCGAGCAGGGCGACGTCCTGGTCGTCGCGGCGTACAACGCGCAGGTGTGGGCGGTGCGCGCGGCGCTCGGGGCCGCGGGCCACCCGGACGTCGAGGTCGGCACGGTCGACCGGTTCCAGGGCAAGGAGGCGCCGGTCGTCGTCGTGACGCTCGCCGCGTCCTCGGGCCGGGACGCCTCGCGCGGCCTCGGGTTCCTGCTGTCGCGGCACCGCGTCAACGTCGCGGTCTCGCGGGCGCAGTGGCGCGCGGTCGTCGTGCGGTCGCCCGCGCTCACCGACGTGCTGCCGCACTCGCCGCGGGGCGTGGAAGAGCTCGGTGCGTTCCTCGGGCTGACGGGCTCCGCGCCT
- a CDS encoding SRPBCC domain-containing protein: MSLAPIVHELRLACPVEVAFDTYVDRIAEWWPPGYTDDAGSFSGLVVEPVVGGRVVASHGTDEKVWGRVTLWERATHLAHTFTPGQPPGRASLVRVDLRPSASGTAVRFEHGGWAPGSERVRSRFTGWPRILSRYAHLAEHPDPEK; this comes from the coding sequence ATGAGCCTCGCCCCGATCGTCCACGAGCTCCGCCTCGCATGCCCCGTCGAGGTCGCCTTCGACACGTACGTCGACCGGATCGCGGAGTGGTGGCCGCCCGGCTACACGGACGACGCCGGGTCGTTCTCCGGGCTCGTCGTCGAACCGGTGGTCGGCGGCCGCGTCGTCGCGTCCCACGGCACCGACGAAAAGGTGTGGGGACGCGTGACCCTGTGGGAGCGGGCGACCCACCTCGCGCACACGTTCACCCCGGGCCAGCCGCCCGGCCGGGCATCGCTCGTCCGGGTCGACCTGCGGCCGAGCGCGAGCGGGACCGCCGTGCGGTTCGAGCACGGCGGCTGGGCGCCCGGCAGCGAGCGCGTGCGGTCGCGCTTCACGGGGTGGCCGCGCATCCTCAGCCGCTACGCGCACCTCGCCGAGCACCCCGACCCGGAGAAGTGA
- a CDS encoding amino acid ABC transporter ATP-binding protein, with amino-acid sequence MVQVEGLHKMFGDLHVLRGVDLEVPRGSVCVVLGPSGSGKSTLLRCVNELEEITGGRIRVDGELMGYREVTKDGRTRLHRLHPKVVARQRSRIGMVFQRFNLFPHMTALENVAEAPVQVQGLGKAAARARATELLERVGLADRADHYPAQLSGGQQQRVAIARALAMEPELMLFDEPTSALDPELVGEVLAVMRDLARSGMTMMVVTHEIGFAREVADAVVFMDEGVIVEQGTPDQVLGDPQHERTRSFLAHVL; translated from the coding sequence ATGGTGCAGGTCGAGGGCCTGCACAAGATGTTCGGCGACCTGCACGTGCTCCGGGGCGTGGACCTCGAGGTCCCGCGCGGGTCGGTGTGCGTCGTCCTGGGGCCGTCGGGCTCGGGCAAGTCGACGCTCCTGCGCTGCGTCAACGAGCTCGAGGAGATCACGGGCGGGCGCATCCGCGTCGACGGCGAGCTCATGGGCTACCGCGAGGTGACCAAGGACGGGCGCACCCGCCTGCACCGCCTCCACCCCAAGGTCGTCGCGCGCCAGCGCTCGCGCATCGGCATGGTGTTCCAGCGCTTCAACCTGTTCCCGCACATGACCGCGCTCGAGAACGTCGCGGAGGCGCCGGTGCAGGTGCAGGGGCTCGGGAAGGCGGCCGCGCGCGCACGGGCGACCGAGCTCCTGGAGCGCGTCGGCCTCGCCGACCGCGCCGACCACTACCCGGCGCAGCTCTCCGGCGGCCAGCAGCAGCGCGTGGCGATCGCGCGGGCGCTCGCCATGGAGCCCGAGCTCATGCTGTTCGACGAGCCGACGTCGGCGCTCGACCCCGAGCTCGTCGGCGAGGTGCTCGCCGTCATGCGCGACCTCGCGCGGTCCGGCATGACGATGATGGTCGTGACGCACGAGATCGGGTTCGCGCGCGAGGTCGCGGACGCCGTCGTCTTCATGGACGAGGGCGTCATCGTCGAGCAGGGCACGCCCGACCAGGTGCTCGGCGACCCGCAGCACGAGCGCACGCGGTCGTTCCTCGCGCACGTGCTGTAG
- a CDS encoding amino acid ABC transporter permease, which translates to MTGRTPGGDAAGAPGDDPVPDRIHARPVPRPGRWISAVVLLVLAAMAANALLTNEKFRWDVVWLYFRDVTVVRGVGWTLVLTFCSMAIAIVLAVLLAIMRRSDNPVMKSVSWGYIWFFRGTPIYTQLVFWGLVSVLYPRLSLGIPFGPEFFEFRTADLFTAFVCALIGLSLNEAAYLAEIVRAGLGSVDPGQTEAAKALGMKDGKILRRIVLPQAMRVIVPPTGNETISLLKTTSLVLAVPFTLDLQYSTNAIGNRLFLPIPLLMVAAIWYLLITSVLMVGQHYIERYYGRGFGTQTAARRRGRGPRGTGGGRRKPSKQDLIAASGTTKDDPFLEVTP; encoded by the coding sequence ATGACCGGTAGGACACCCGGCGGCGACGCCGCCGGCGCACCGGGCGACGACCCGGTCCCCGACCGCATCCACGCCCGACCCGTCCCGCGGCCCGGCCGGTGGATCTCCGCCGTCGTGCTGCTGGTCCTCGCCGCGATGGCCGCGAACGCGCTGCTGACGAACGAGAAGTTCCGCTGGGACGTCGTCTGGCTCTACTTCCGCGACGTGACGGTCGTGCGCGGCGTGGGCTGGACGCTCGTGCTGACGTTCTGCTCGATGGCGATCGCGATCGTGCTCGCCGTGCTGCTCGCGATCATGCGACGGTCGGACAACCCCGTCATGAAGTCGGTGAGCTGGGGCTACATCTGGTTCTTCCGCGGCACCCCGATCTACACCCAGCTCGTGTTCTGGGGCCTGGTCTCGGTGCTCTACCCGCGTCTGAGCCTCGGCATCCCGTTCGGCCCCGAGTTCTTCGAGTTCCGCACGGCGGACCTGTTCACGGCGTTCGTGTGCGCGCTCATCGGGCTCTCGCTCAACGAGGCCGCGTACCTCGCGGAGATCGTCCGTGCGGGCCTCGGGTCCGTCGACCCGGGCCAGACCGAGGCGGCCAAGGCGCTCGGCATGAAGGACGGCAAGATCCTCCGGCGCATCGTGCTGCCGCAGGCGATGCGCGTCATCGTGCCCCCGACGGGCAACGAGACGATCTCCCTGCTCAAGACGACGTCGCTCGTGCTCGCGGTGCCGTTCACGCTCGACCTGCAGTACTCGACCAACGCGATCGGCAACCGGCTCTTCCTGCCGATCCCGCTGCTCATGGTCGCCGCGATCTGGTACCTGCTCATCACGAGCGTCCTCATGGTGGGCCAGCACTACATCGAGCGGTACTACGGCCGCGGGTTCGGCACGCAGACCGCGGCCCGACGCCGTGGGCGCGGGCCGAGAGGCACGGGCGGCGGACGCCGGAAGCCCAGCAAGCAGGACCTCATCGCGGCGTCCGGCACGACCAAGGACGACCCCTTCCTGGAGGTGACCCCGTGA